The DNA region TACAAGCCAACCTGCAAGCAGGTCATGGCCCAGGGCACCGCCGATGCTGTCAACGACATCCTTCGCGGTCTCATCGAAGGCGGCTTCGCAAGCAACCAGGCACTCTCGGTGCCGGCCGCCGGCAAGACCGGAACCATCAACAGCAACATGGCCGTCTGGTTCATGGGTTACACCCCGAAGCTGGCCACCGCCGCGATGGTCGCCGGCGCTAATTACGACGGCACGTGGAAGACCCTCAACGGCCAGTACGTCGGCGGGTCCTACATCGGCGAGGCCTCCGGCTCAGCCGTCGCGGCGCCGATGTGGGGCGACGCGATGAAGGTCATCGACAAGTACCTCAAGTGGGTGGACTTCCACGAAGTCGACCCGAAGGTGATCGCGGGTAACACGGTCGACGTCCCGTGGGTCGGTGGCATGACCGTCGAGAAGGCCACGAAGGTTCTGCGAGGCGCCGGTTTCCAGGTCCAGGTGGGCCCGGAGGCTTACTCGGAGTACGACCGCGGCCTGGTGGCCTTCACCACCCCGTCGGGCGACGCTGCCAAGGGGTCGCCGATCACGATCTACACCTCGCTGGGCCCGGAGCCGAAGCCCGAGCCGAAGAAGAAGAAAAAGCAGCCCGAGGAGTCGACGCCCCCGGAGGACGACGCCAAGCCGAAGCCGAGAGCCGATCCGAACGAGCCCGACTTCGGCTGGGAGTGGCCGACCGGCTGACGCCTGGCCCTGACGACGAGCGTGGCCCCCACCGATCCGGTGGGGGCCACGCTTCGTTCGGTGCTGCCGTCAGGCGAGCTGCTTGCGCACCTCAGCGGCCACGGCGCCGCCATCGGCCTTGCCCTTGGTCTGCGGGGTCAGGATGCCCATCACCTTGCCCATCGCGCGCATCCCCTCCTCGGCGGCACCGGTCTGGGCGATGGCCTTGCTGACCAGGTCGGAAATCTCCTCGGCGCTCAGCTGAGCGGGCAGATACTCCGTGATCACCGCCGCCTCCCCGGTCTCCTTCTCGGCCTGCTCGGTGCGGCCGCCCTCGGCGAAGGCGGTGGCCGCCTCGCGGCGCTTCTTGGCCTCACGGGTGAGGATCGTGATGATCTCGTCGTCGGTGAGCTCCTTGGCCTCCTTACCGGCGACCTCGGCCTCGCTGATCGCGGCCATGACCATCCGCAGCGTGCCGGCACGGTCC from Nocardioides luteus includes:
- a CDS encoding GatB/YqeY domain-containing protein — encoded protein: MSSLKDRLRTDLTSAMKARDKDRAGTLRMVMAAISEAEVAGKEAKELTDDEIITILTREAKKRREAATAFAEGGRTEQAEKETGEAAVITEYLPAQLSAEEISDLVSKAIAQTGAAEEGMRAMGKVMGILTPQTKGKADGGAVAAEVRKQLA